From Proteus vulgaris:
AAATCGCGCGATTCTAATACATTCATGCCACCAAAAAGCACAAATGGTAGGTCGTTTGCTACCTTGATATCACCAATATTCACCACTTTATGTTGCATATTTATCCCTATACTGTTTGTAATGTACTGTGTTAATCAAGTACGTTGCGTAAACTTTTAATGTAGAACAACTGGATTTTGCTCTATCGAATGAATTTGAATTTTGATCATTTCTGAAATTGGATCTTCGGGACATTGCTCAACAAAATAGTTTAAGTCGGAAATGGCCACATGATGACACTCTAACTGAGCAAAAATCAGTCCACGATCACGTATCTCATAGGGATCTTCAGGATCAAACATTAATACCGTTTCACTGGCTTTTAACGCTTGTTCCATATTCTTTTCTTCCATTAAAGACACTTTCAAGGTATCTAGCAGCTTGCGAATAATGGAGCTGTATTCTGATTCTTCTAAATCGGCCTCTAGTAACACCGAATTATTTCCTACATTCCCTTTTAACCAAACTTCTAAGGTATGTTGTGATAGATATTCGCCATTTATTGGGTTTAAAAATAACGTTTTTTCATTGGGAATATCTATTCTGATGATAAGTTGTGTAGGAAAAATAACAGGAGCTAACGGCAGGTTTAACGCTTGTGCGATATAAATAAGAATCGAACCTAGTGAAACAGGAGAACCCACATGTGTCGCTAATACTTTATCTAACCATAAAGTATCGGAAAGACAATATTTACCACTTGCACCACTAAAGTGCCACTGCTTATAAAACAGTTTTAGTAATGCTTCTATTTGTTCTTTGATGTTTCCTTGCTTAGGAATTTCAGCTTCTGCTTGCTCAACAAGTTGTGCTAGTTGATAACCAACAGAAGTGGTCGGAAAATCAGGTCGAATAGCCTGAGAGATAAGGATCATGCCCTTCACTAAAGGGGCTTTATTAAATTCGTAATCAGCTATGGTTTCTATCATAATTCCAACGACCTACTGTCACTCGCTCATTACCGCCATAATCACGGAAAGTTTCCACACAGCAGTAACCCTTATCAGTAAAAATTTTGCGAACACCCTCACCTTGCTGCCAACCGTGTTCCAGTAATACCCAGCCATTATCAGTTAAAAACTGACGGGCGGTTTCGATGATAATTTCGATATCAGCAAAACCGTTATTACCAGCGACTAACGCGGTTAAAGGTTCAAAACGAACATCCCCCTGATGAATATGCTCATCATTTTCATCTATGTAAGGAGGATTACTAATTATCATACCAAATTGATACCCAGAGAGTGAACTAAACCAGCAACTTTCCATAAATTCTGTGTTGTTTAATGCTAAGCGGGTCGCATTCTCTTGCGCTAACGCCACGGCTTCGGCTTGAAAATCCACACCAATAATATGGCAATCAGGGCGCTCTGATGCCATAGCAAGTGCAATAGCCCCCGTTCCCGTTCCTAAATCAAGAATAGTTGTTGGCACTGTTGGCAGTTTTTCTAACGCTTGTTCAACAAGACATTCGGTATCAGGTCGAGGAATTAATGTTGCAGGTGAGACTTTTAAAGGCAGTGACCAAAATTCTCTTTCGCCTACTAAATAAGCGATAGGTTCACCTTTAATACGTCGAGTAAGTAGTTGCGATAATTGTGTTAATTCATCTTGTGAAAGCAACGTTTCATTAAAAGCCATTAAGTACGTTCGAGCACGTTGTGTTACGTGCCCAAGTAGAATTTCAGCATCACGTTTAGGGCTGTCACTTTCAATTAATTGCAAGGCTGCTTGACGCAGCCATTGTTCATAATTCATTAATTTAACTCAGAAAGTGCAGAAAGTTGGTCCGCTTGATACTCAGTGACAATAGGCTGAATTAGAGGATCTAATTTTCCTTCCATCACTTCATCTAAACGATAAAATGTGAGGTTGATACGGTGATCTGTAACTCGCCCTTGTGGGAAGTTATACGTTCTAATACGGTCAGAACGATCACCAGAGCCTAATAAGTTACGACGTTCAGACGCTTCTGCTTCTTGACGTTTTTGCATTTCAGCAGCACGAATACGCGCACCTAATACAGACATCGCTTTGGCTTTGTTTTTGTGCTGTGAACGCTCATCCTGACATTCCACCACAATACCCGTTGGAATATGCGTGATACGAATTGCAGAATCAGTGGTGTTAACGTGCTGACCACCCGCACCTGACGAACGGAATGTATCAATACGCAAATCGCTTGGACTAATATCAGGTAACTCAGCTTCTGGCACTTCAGCTAATACTGCAACCGTACAAGCCGAGGTATGAATACGACCTTGAGATTCGGTTTCTGGTACACGTTGAACACGGTGACCGCCTGATTCAAATTTCAATACCCCATAAGCGCCATCACCCACTACTTTTGCAATGACTTCTTTATAGCCACCATGCTCACCTTCGTTAGCATTCATGACTTCAATACGCCAGCGACGTGATTCTGCATAACGGCTATACATACGGAATAAATCACCCGCAAATAATGCGGCTTCATCCCCTCCTGTTCCTGCTCGAATTTCAAGGAAACAGTTAAATTCATCATCAGGATCTTTAGGCAATAACAGCACTTGTAACTGTTGCTCTAAATCATCGTTTAGTGCTTGCGCTTCTTTCAGCTCTTCTTGCGCCATCTCTTTCATTTCAGGATCATCAAGCATCATTTCTGCTGCTTCGATGTCGTCTTGCACTTTCCGCCATTGACTAAAACAAGCCGTGACGTCGGTTAATTGAGAGTATTCTTTTGAAAGCGCACGAAAACGCTCCTGAGAGGCAATCACATCGGCTTCTGACAGAAGTGCCTGAATTTCTTCATAACGCTCTTGTAGAGCTTCCAACTTAGCGACAATAGAAGGCTTCATTCGTAGATTAAGATCCTGTTAGACAAAGTTAATTATGGGTAATACCCAAACTTTCACGTAATAGATTCAGGCGTTCAATATCACCATCACTGGCAGCCTGTTGAAGAGATTTCGTTGGTGTGTGAATTAGACGATTCATCAATTGATGTGAGAGTTGCTGAATAACTTTTTCTGCATCTGCTCCATTTTGTATCAATGTGATGGCTTTTTCTGTCATTTCTGCACGTAACATTTCAGCGCTATCTCGATATTCTCGAATCGCACCCACGGCACCTTGCGCTCGTAGCCAATCCATAAATTGTCCACTTTCTTGTTGAACAATATGTTCGGCTTGAATAGCAGCCGCTTGGCGTTGTTCGCGGTTATGTTGAATAATCGCTTCTAAATCATCGACACTATAAAGGTAGACATTATTGAGTTTTTCAACATCTTGCTCAATATCTCGCGGAACCGCAATATCCACCAGCAACATAGGTTGATTGCGACGTTTTTTAAGCGCCCTTTCAACCATCCCTTTACCAATAATAGGCAAAGGACTTGCAGTAGAACTA
This genomic window contains:
- the sirB1 gene encoding invasion regulator SirB1, yielding METIADYEFNKAPLVKGMILISQAIRPDFPTTSVGYQLAQLVEQAEAEIPKQGNIKEQIEALLKLFYKQWHFSGASGKYCLSDTLWLDKVLATHVGSPVSLGSILIYIAQALNLPLAPVIFPTQLIIRIDIPNEKTLFLNPINGEYLSQHTLEVWLKGNVGNNSVLLEADLEESEYSSIIRKLLDTLKVSLMEEKNMEQALKASETVLMFDPEDPYEIRDRGLIFAQLECHHVAISDLNYFVEQCPEDPISEMIKIQIHSIEQNPVVLH
- the prmC gene encoding peptide chain release factor N(5)-glutamine methyltransferase — protein: MNYEQWLRQAALQLIESDSPKRDAEILLGHVTQRARTYLMAFNETLLSQDELTQLSQLLTRRIKGEPIAYLVGEREFWSLPLKVSPATLIPRPDTECLVEQALEKLPTVPTTILDLGTGTGAIALAMASERPDCHIIGVDFQAEAVALAQENATRLALNNTEFMESCWFSSLSGYQFGMIISNPPYIDENDEHIHQGDVRFEPLTALVAGNNGFADIEIIIETARQFLTDNGWVLLEHGWQQGEGVRKIFTDKGYCCVETFRDYGGNERVTVGRWNYDRNHS
- the prfA gene encoding peptide chain release factor 1, with translation MKPSIVAKLEALQERYEEIQALLSEADVIASQERFRALSKEYSQLTDVTACFSQWRKVQDDIEAAEMMLDDPEMKEMAQEELKEAQALNDDLEQQLQVLLLPKDPDDEFNCFLEIRAGTGGDEAALFAGDLFRMYSRYAESRRWRIEVMNANEGEHGGYKEVIAKVVGDGAYGVLKFESGGHRVQRVPETESQGRIHTSACTVAVLAEVPEAELPDISPSDLRIDTFRSSGAGGQHVNTTDSAIRITHIPTGIVVECQDERSQHKNKAKAMSVLGARIRAAEMQKRQEAEASERRNLLGSGDRSDRIRTYNFPQGRVTDHRINLTFYRLDEVMEGKLDPLIQPIVTEYQADQLSALSELN